ATCTCTGGTCTAAGGCAACGATGCTTATAgacttataacttttttaaatgtgaaGGGTGTTATAGCTTCCGGACAGCCGAAGAACGTTTTGTCATGTTCACAAATGACAATTAATAAATGAATTGTGGATTAATTAGTCTACCTATAGTAATAAATGCGTTTGactgtatttattattataacaatGTAAACAACATGTTTTGTTTCATATTGTGTGTAAAACATTTGTCATTTAagtatttatactatatacatatttttataaattatgtattGAAACAAAGggtatttattatttagctGTCTTTTATGTGCTCTTACTTTCAGACGCTGTACAAAGACAAATAATTGTACCTGATAAAGATTACGATGTAGCATGgcaattaaaatttagtattgTTAAATATTCATCAGCATTTTAACCATTCTAAAGCGCTCATCAACGTTCAATGAAAATAAGTCGAGTAGTTTTTTGTACTTAACTATTTTCTgttagctatatatgtataaagctgGTTACATTCTAAGGATATTCGATTAAATTTTCTTCGTAGTTTTCATACAAGGCGAAAAGATAGTGATGTATACTTCACATTCAGGCAAAAGAGCATCAGGGATTTATGAAATCACCCAAGCTTCAACAATCATTGAATCTATTGGCGAAGGGAGCCAACTTCAAACAGAAACCAGTTTTTTTTACAGACTTAATGGTAagttcaatttattaaaatacatttcaatAACTACATACTTATTAATTTGCTCCAAATaacgtttattaaattaatgtttgttttatacatatttttgttttatacatccCGGTTTATCTATCATTAATATCCGTAACAGCATTTTGTCTGCATTGCTTAGACCGTAACAGTTGCCATTAATAAATACTAAGTTCGGTGAACCACAAAAGTTTCCGTACAGCACCAaatcaaaaattgcataaaaagaAGTAAAGAAGTGTCCTTCAATTTAACCGTGTTATACTGTTTAGATTTAAATCACctatattcttattttttgttgctaaaaTGGCTCGTTTTCTCAACCAATAATGATATTTATAATTCACACCAATAAGTACTTGGGAACACTTTTAATATCAATTTTGCCTTTGAATTTGTcactttttttctttgtattcaTTAATGTTTACtatttcatcatagaaagatatacgcaagagCAACGTTGTTTCAAATATCGAGcctacattttctttacattatgttcaagtgccaataaaaCAAACAAGCTTTCGAAGTGTTTCTGAggaccgcaatttgtcgattccaaggcGTTCTCAAGAATGGGACTGTCTGAAACCACAACCTGGTAGATTTTGAAAAAGGATTTTGTcttgcatccgtataaaattgttctcactcaagaactgcccgtccgtgcaagctgtaacttaagtaaaaactgagatatcttgatgGAATTTAGTATTCGGGCTTcttagttacaaaaaaaaattacgagttcgtagatgggcgtaatcgaaccactgccacgcccacaaatcgtcattaactAAATTCATATGAAAAGCCATAACTAAGGactaaataaagatataaaactctaatttggcacatGGGATCGCAATAGCAAGGGGCACTTGTGggcagaaaattttgaaaaagtgggcttAGCCCCGtcctttaataagtttaataaatatatctcccaaaccactaaagctaaaATCACCAATTTCGCGGAGcctaaatactaaaaataaataccgACAGTGGGAAGATGGATGAAATCGGTAGATATCACCGCTCACTTCTCATATagcggtactgttaaaaactaataaacgagcaataactaaatatgccagagacaATTTTGCATCCGAGATGGCATAAgaaggctttatgggagccggtatgaaaattggacgatgggcgtggcaccgcccatttttttctgaaatcgGATATCTCGACACCCGATCTACCGATTCCGACAAAATTTACTACGTCTTCTCACATTCTTATATCACAGTACAAAAATGGACGcaatcgaaattttaaatttcacttgattcCTTAATtttccaatacacaaatcaagaagcagttAATTTAACAGGatgaaactttgcacgaatgATGCCCGTAGGGTATGCCACCAAGAATTGTTCAAAtctaaccaaaactgttcaagtccctaggtGCCGAATATTTGGAGTTgacttttaatcgaaaatatgggtcaatgtgtaagatatataattgaaattcagaaataATCCTTCTCTGTCAAgggtatgtgtatgtattaaaaattggtTTAATCGGGCCAATAATTCCAGTAGTCCCTATATAGctacataatataaaaatttttgaacttttggcTGACTTTACACTATATGATTGGGTTTTTGTATTTGGCATGTTAATAAtatgtggtattgggaaaaatagataaaatcgggtcggtactaccccaactccaatatactacatataattatttccgtttttttaacaaaccgtaagtgtctgtcagtatatgagttatatatagtatatgtatatataaaattacttggatttcgattttctggtatttctctggctttgatttctgcaagttgcaagagtataaaatgtttggttgcatccgatcttagcccttcttttctttttttaattatcttcgCCGATGAGTCTCACTTTAATCTGAGTAGTccgttaaataaacaaaactgtataTCCTGGTGCGAAGCAAATCCAGAAATTATGCATGATCAGCTATTACATGCACCTAAACTGACAGTTTGGTACGGTTTTTGGCCTGGTGGAagcatcggtccgtacttctttcgaaatgaagctggtgacagaGGTACTATCAATGGAGatcggtatagatcgatgataatcAACTTTTAATAGTCGCAATTGGGAGAAGTTattcttgacaacatctggatctaacaagacggggctacgtgccacacaacacgtgcaacaaccgaattattgggAAAAAAGTTTAGAGATTCGATTAGTTCACAAAGTTGTGACAATGAATgccctccaagaagttgtgactTAACACCACTAaactacttcttgtggggttatttgaagtcattagCCTTTATCAATAAACCAGACATTCTTCAAGCTTAAGAAGATGTGCTATTCaagacatacgacttgatttattAGAAAAAGTAATCCAAAATTTGCTTGATCGAATTCGTTCCTTCTAAAGAATTCGTGGAGGCCATGTGAataatgttatattcagaacttaattgtatcgattgtacttcctcttcttctttactggcgtggaaACCGCTTccgcagttatagccgagttaacaacttcacgctagtcgtttcttcttttagcaAGTTGGCGCccattggagattccaagcgaagccaggtccttctccacctggtccttccaacggagtggaggtcttcctctgattcccccggtgggtactgcgtcgaatactatcagggctggaatgttttcgtccattcggacgatatgacctagccagcgtagccgctgtcttttaattcgctgaactatgtcaatgtcgtctcatacagctcatcgttccatcgaaagcgatattcgccgtagccaacgcgcaaagaaccataaatctttcgcagaacttttctctcgcaCACTAGGAAAGTCGACTCATCATATGTTGTcttcgtccatgcttctgcaccatacagcaggacgggtatagtgagtgacttataaagttttgtttttatcctttgagagaggactttagttctcaattgcctacttagtccaagGTAGCACTGCCGCAGGATGTATTTCGAGGCTGgcgttattgttggtgttgatattggttcctaaatagacgacattatctacaacttcaacagtgacgtgggtgcctagtcgcgagtgcgacgactgtttgtttgggGACAggatttcgtcttgccctcgttcaccaccacaCCCATtggcttcgctgccttatccattctggagacataagaactaacggcgcggttgttaagtcCAATGTTgccaatatcatcagcatacgccagtagctgtacactcttatagaagattgtaccttctcggtttagttctgcagctcgtattattttctccagaagaaggttgaagaagtcgcacgatacgcagtcgccttgtctgaaacctcgcttggtatcgaacggctcggataggtcctttaatctttcacacaatacgctcgatagaaccttatacgcgatgttgaggaggcttatcccacggtagttggcgcagattgtggggtctccctttttatggattgggcatagcacacttaaattccaatcgttgggcatgctttcgtccgaccatattttacaaagaagctgatgcatgctccttatcagctcttcgccgccgtgtttgaatagctcggccagcaatccatcggccctcgccgctttgttgttcttcaggcgggtaattgctattcgaacttcttcatggtcgggcaatggaacgtctgctccatcgtcatcgattggggaatcgggttcgccttcttctggTGTTgcacgttcactgccattcagcaggctggagaactGTTCgttccataatttaagtatgctctgggcagcggtgactagatcacctttgggggttctacaagagtatgctccggtcatGAAACcatctgtaagccgccgcattttttcgtagaattttcgagcattacccctgtaggccagcttgtcaagctcttcatactcccGCATTTTGGCCTCtgtctttttctgtctgcaaatgcgtcgcgtttccctcttcaactctcgatatctttcccatcccgcacgtgttgttgccgatcgtaacgttgcgagctaggcagtctgttttctctccgctgcgacacggcactcctcgtcgtaccagctgttcttttgcattttccgaaaaccaatggtttcggttccAGCAGTAAGTAAGcggtttgaaatgccgtcccacagttcccttataccgagttattgacgagtgctctcagagagcaggagtgcaagtcgagtaaaaaatcgttcggctatttgttgtgattacagcttctcgacgtcgaaccttccttgtgtttgttgacgtgcgttttttgctgcacagaggcgggtgcgaatcttggctgcaacaagatgtTAGGACCTTGAAGCGTACGCACGCCTAGAACACCGGAGACGTGTCTTcagtctatcacaacatgatcgatatgGTTGGTGTCTTTTCgttccggagacagccaggtagcttgatgtattttcttgtgctgaaatcaagtactacatataaccatatttcaggcCCAGCGACGTCGATCAGCCGCAAcacatttggggatgtttaTTCGTAAGGGCTGAATTCAccgactgttgcgccaaagaAACCTTCCTTGACCACCCTGTCGTttaagtcgccaagcacgatttttaccttttttgtaCGCCCAACAAATCACTCTCATCTAACACTTCTTTCCCTTTGGGCCGACCCCCGCCGGGAAAACGCAGCATgatgaagacctccactccgttggaaagaccaggtggagaaggacctggctacacttggaatctctaattggcgccaacagcgaaaaggaagaacgactggcgcgttgttgtaagcaataaagaagaagaagttcccATATGTACAGACGAACATGATTAAACCGGTTCAGAgcttatagatatatattttatattttacttcgtGCAaactgttcaaggtataaacaAATTCTTCTATTAACACTTCATTAAAGTGTTGGTGCTTGTGGCATAATACCAGTTCTAATACTTTAAACTCCGGGGaaacatttaacaaaaaattgcttGCTTGCTAAGAATGTACGTATATTGGGTACATGGTTTTAGTTAACGCAACTtctattttatatgtacatcatgaaatgtatgtttatttccattattttaaatACGGCACACCATGCGTTTTGTGAACATAattctttatttgcttttattttcagctCGAATACCTGCTCGTTTGGTACTTTACTTTTTGTCATGGTCTGGCTTTTTGGTTTCATTTATGATGCGCAACGATATAAATTTTGCCCTCGTGGCAATGGTGCGTCCATCAGACCTGTCGAGTTCCTTAAGCACTTCTGATTCCAGCAGGAAATTGTTTAGCTCCGCTGATAAAAATGAAACACACAAAcgactattttttaataatgacaATACGAATATATCTGTGATAAACTCAACAATGGTAATATTTTATGTAACATTTTTGATGTTTCGAAtatatacaacatttttataattttagaacTCCGAAAACAATGACGACTTATATGATTGGTCTCCAACGGTGAAATCAATAGTTGTAAGCTCGTTTTACTGGTGCTATGTATTATCACAAGTTGTCGGTGGGATCGCTACACAATACTTTGGTACAAAACAAGTATTTGGGTGGTCTCAATTTGCTACAGCGTTATGTAGCCTATGTATTCCCTTCGGGGCTGACCTACACTATTCCGCTGTGATAATATTGCGATCTGTGCAAGGTTTCGCTTCTGGATTAACATGGCCGGCTATGTACGCAATAGTAGGCTATTGGATACCGTTAGCCGAACGGTCCAGGTTTATGTCCAGTTTTCAAGGCTTTAGTATAGGTATCGGCTTAACATACCCTTTATGTGGATTTATCATTGATAATTTCGGCTGGCGATATATCTTTTTTACCACTGGTTCTTTAGGTATGATTTGGTGTATATTGTGGTATTACTTAGCGTTTAACACGCCTAAGGAACATCCACGAATTTCTTCTCAAGAAATTGAATATATTGAAGTAAGTGTTAGTTcagaaacaaaagaaacaatAGGCATGAAGGTGCCATGGAAATCAATTTTTACTTCCTTGCCTGCGTATGCGATTGGCATAAccacatttggaagaatttggattcactatatatttattgtgtgtggtccaaattttatgaaaaatatgcttaaattcAATTATAAGACCAACGGCTTCCTCTCCGGAATGCCTTTTATTTGCTCCTATATCTCGTCTGTTTTATTTTGCTATGTTGCTGATAAATTGATGCTAAGTAATTGGATGGGTCTCACAAATGTTCGCAAACTCTTTACCGCATTATCACAAGTTGTACCTGGCATTCTGGTATACTTGATTGGATATATAGACAAAAACATTGCATTATTATTGGTAGTTTGGTTTGTGTCAGTTACATTCATAACAGCCTCATATGCAGGTGCAATGGCTAACATTGTTGATATTGCTCCGAATTTAGCTGGTCCGGTTCTTGCTTTTTGCCAAACAATACATATGTCAGCATCATTTCTTTCTCCACTGGTATCCGGTATAATAGTCACAAACGAGGTATATTTTCCCTTATTAGTAATTTTACGTTCAAAATACGTTGTATGTTGCAATAATTTTCAGAGTTCTATAGAACAGTGGCGTCTAGTATTTGGTGTTTCTTCCGTAATTGCAATATTAACATTTGTCGTTTATCAAATCTATGGAACTGCTGAAATTCAGAACTGGAACTACCCCCAGTCCCGCAATGATGGTTCTGCAGAAGAGTGCCAAATCCTTAATAAGCGGAAAGAGAATATACGGAAAGATGATTTGTAAactatgtaattaaatatatgtacttaaccAACTTACAGTTTTTATACATCGCTTTTATATGTGCTCTCttaacaaatgcaaaatttacaaaggtatataaaaatataagtatgtatgcgtcatatgcaaacatataaGAAGTaaaccatatgtatgtattagttgTTTTGAATTTGTTAGTAATGTGAAGGTCTTAATACTATTTAAATAATGTGTGATTTGTTTAAGGAATCggatattagaaaaaaatataataaaaatgaaacttgttaattttacatacatttcaGAACATCATCTATTATTTAAGTAATGTGGAGTACAAGAAACAGTATATGTAGAAGGAACTTTGCTACTCAAAAACTATCAATGATGATGATTTGCATGGATCAAATTCCATGCTTTATAgtagtatttattattattttaaacataGAGCCTGTgaaagtgtttattttaattaaaattattttcctaaaaatccaatattttaccgaaatttttatcctaaaacaagaaaaaacctaACGTAAACTTCGGTTGGACTAAAGCTTTAATATTcacacaaaaacttgattttgatcgatcgttatttaaaatttgcatgATAGTTAAATAATGTAGATAGCGTTGCCTTAGGAaacaatccatgccaaattGCATAAAGATATTTCGATCAGAAAAATTAGCAGTTTCTTGGAGAGGAGCGGATGAGTGCAATAATTTCCAatctatatctcaaaaactaagagaCTAATTCGCGTATAAACAGGCAAAAGGACGGACGAACAAACGATCATGACTTAATCGACTCGGCTCGCCATGAAGTGGTGTGAGCTCAATCATGACTTCAAGTACGCATTACACCCGACATGCAGATACATGCGAGTCGTTtcagcttcgatagttgaagcCTTACTGCAGTCTGGGAAGATTTTGGGGCCCAGGGGCGGTAGCCATATGTGATTATCGGTCTCACGATCTTTGTGTACGACCACCTAACGATCCTTAGGTGCAGCCCCAGGATTTTCCAgccagccgattgcacaccattagtGCTTTTGTCGCCTTGATCAACATGCTGCTTCCATCGCAGAGTAGAATCCAGGGTGTTGCCAAGATCATGTTGGTCATCTCTACCTCACTGCCCTTAAGTGTAGGGTTCCTTAGGGCGTGCATAGACCTTCGTCTCGtgaacgcgccagtcgtttcttcttttcgctacgtggcgccaattggatattccaagcgaagccaggtccttctccacttggtccttccaacggagtggaggtcttcctcttcctctgcttcccccggcgggtattgcgtcgaatactttcagagctggagtattttcatccatccggacaacatgacctagccagcgtagccgctgtcttttaattcgctgaactatgtcaatgtcgtcgtatatctcgtacagctcatcgttccatcgaatgcgatattcgccgtggccaatgcgcaaaggaccataaatctttggcagaatttttctctcgaaaactcgtaacgtcgactcatcggttgctgtcatcgtccaagcctctgcaccatatagcaggacgggaattatgagtgacttatagagtttggtttttgttcgtcgagagaggactttgcttctcaattgcctactcagtccgaagtagcacctgttggcaagagttatcctgcgtttgATTCCTAGGCTGACATTGGTgatggtgtttacgctggttccaagatagacaaaattatctacaacttcaaagttatgactgtcaacagtgacgtaagagctaagtcgcgagtgcgacatgGCATTAGACCCGTACATATCGGCAAAGTGCATTGAACCtgtcacaaaatttttaatgcgGCTAATATCATTCTCGGCTATGGCTTTTGGTTCGGCAAAGGCAAGATTACCGTCATGTTTCTGTCTCAGTCTTGCAAAAACTGGAACATTTttaggttgttgttgttgtaacgggtacctaatcccTTTTAGTATgggaggaggatggagtcatgtgtagaagttcacgcaagatttgcgcccacgccccgacggaagagaaagacgatgtgaccaaagatgccttctatgagcgcttggagcgcgcttatgagagctgcccccgccacgatgtcaaaatcgtgcttggcgactttaacgccagggtgggcaaagaaggtatatttggcactacggtcggtaaattcagcctccacgacgaaacatccccaaatgggttgaggctgattgacttcgccggggcccgaaatatggttatctgttgtactagattccagcataagaagattcatcaatctacctggctgtctcccgATCgcaaaactaccaaccagatcgatcatgttgtgatagatggaagacacgtctccagtgttttagatgtgcgtgcgctccgaggtcctaacatcgactaggaccactatcttgttgcagccaagattcgcacccgcctctgtgcagcaaaaaacgcacgccaacaaacacaaggaaggttcgacgtcgagaaactgcaatcacaacagacatccgaacgattttctactcggcttgcactcctgctctctgagagcactcgtcaacaactcgatataagggaactgtgggacggcatttcaaattccttacgtacagctggaaccgaaaccattggttttcggaaagtgcaaaagaacagttggtacgacgaggagtgccgtgtcgctgcggagagaaaacaggctgcctacctcgcaacgttacgatagacaacaacacgtgcgggatgggatagatatcgagagttgaagagggaagcgagacgcatttgcaggcaGAAGAAGAAacaggctgaaatgcgtgagtacgaagagcttgataagctggccgacaggggtaatgctcgaaaattctacgaaaaaatgcggcggcttacagaaggtttcaagaccggcgcatactcttgtagaacccccaaaggtgatctagtcactgatgcccagagcatacttaaattatggagggaacacttctccagcctgctgaatggcagtgaacgcacaccaccaggagaaggagaacccgattccccaatcgatgacggtgGAGCAGACgctccattacccgaccatgaagaagttcgaatagcaattgcccgcctcaagaacaacaaggCGGCAGAGACCgacggactgccggccgagctattcaaacacggcggcgaagaactaatagggagcatgcatcagcttctttgtaaaatatgttcggacgaaagcatgcccaacgattggaatttaagtgtgctatgctcaATCCTTAAAaacggagaccccacaatctgcgccaactaccgtgggatcagcctcctcaacattgcatataaggttctatcgaacgattaaagcccaccgtcaacaaactgattggaccttatcagtctgacttcagacctggaaaatcaacaaccgaccagatattcttcatgcgccaaatcttggaaaagacccgtgaaaggagaatcgacacacaccacctcttcgtcgatttcaaagctgctttcgacagcacgaaaaggagctgcctttatgccgcgatgtctgaatttggtatccctgcaaagctaatacggctgtgtaaactgacgttgagcaacaccaaaagctccgtcaagatcgggaaggacctctccgagccgttcgatatcaaacgaggtttcagacaaggcgactccctatcgtgcgacttcttcaacctgcttctggagaaaatagttcgagctgcagaactaaacagagaaggtaccatcttctataagagtgtacagctgctggcgtatggcgacgatattgatatcatcggcctcaacacccgtgccgttagttcataattcccgtcctgctatatggtgcagaggcttgggcgatgacagcaaccgatgagtcgacgttacgagttttcgagagaaaaattctgccaaagatttatggtcctttgctcattggccacggcgaatatcgcattcgatggaacgatgagctgtacgagatatacgacgacattgacatagctcagcgaattaaaaggcagcggctacgctggctaggtcatgttgtccggatggttgaaaacactccagctctgaaagtattcgacgcagtacccgccgcgggaggcagaggaagaggaagacctccactccgttggaaggaccaagtggagaaggacctggcttcgcttggaatatccaactggcgccacgtagcgaaaagaagaaacgactggcgcgctgttgttaactcggcgataatcgcgtaagcagagtctacgccaattaagaagaagaatattattCTCGGCTATGGCTTTTGGTTCGCCAAATGCAAGATCACCGTCATGTTTCTGTCTCAGTCTTGCAAAAACTGGAACATTTTtaggttgttgttgtggtagcGGGTACCTAATCCCTGTTAGAACTGTAAGGGTAAGATATGTTGTtatcgaggtcatccaacggtaaATATTTTAACGTCGAGTATGGTGCCTTGCCATACTGCTGAAGTGATAGAGACTCGAACGTACCCGGTTTCCCTATACCTTTCTGAGGTTTCAGAGGATAGGAGCTGTCAAAAATTGTTCTACACACTGAGCACGGGTTAAAAGAGCTGATTGAAGCTTCCTGCAATTTAATCCTTAAAATTTCAGAGAGTTAGCTGCATTTTCGTTggcaaaattgttaaaaatggccaattttaatctattgtgaatgaaaaacaagcaCCACTGACAAATTTTCCATAATACATCAAGAAGTTTTATGTTATGATGTTATTTTATGACCCAGTTTTAAGAATAACGTGTTGATAtccttttgtaataaaaaatggttttgtaaaaatttgtcaGCTAACAACCGCAATGTTTATCTTCCATCcatattcattgaaaatattataaaactgaCAATTTGCTGTTtacgagagtttcaaactcgcatagctgccgtcatCTACAAATTtagatctgattaagtgcgcagttaatccggattaacacTGCCGTCTGTAGATAGAGAAGTTTCCACCGttccacatatgtatacatatattgtaaagGTTTCTAcagcatataaaataaatctaaTGTTAGCTTCTCCAGACGTTGTGCCTCGAATTGGCATACGAGTCAGTAATAACTTCTACGTTGGACCTCCAACAGAGCTCTTCTCGGCATCGGTATGCGGCGGATAGGATGAGACAAGCCAGAGTATTTTAACATACGGTCTCTGGTTCTACCAATAGTAGAATGTGACGTACGAATCGTGCTACAAAAAATAACGTTATGACTTTTTTTCTGTGTGAGTAATCGCTTACCTTTGTTTATTTGGCAGGTTATTATTTTAGCCTTTTAAAAATGAAAGCTTTGCATACCGAAAAGAGGGTTTGAATAGTGCAACGGTACCATGCTTTTGAGTCCATGTCTGTTTATTGCTTATGAggccaattttaatttaaacggaaatgtaaacaagcaaaattgccgtatATGGAGTGAAGAAAATCGAGAACTAAACCACGCGACGGATTTTCCTCCAGAACGAGTCACTGCGTCGTGCACAGTTTCATCAAGGAGTATTATCGGGCCACATTTCTTTCAAGAAAA
The sequence above is drawn from the Bactrocera tryoni isolate S06 unplaced genomic scaffold, CSIRO_BtryS06_freeze2 scaffold_11, whole genome shotgun sequence genome and encodes:
- the LOC120779488 gene encoding sialin, which gives rise to MLKNKACLGIGNHKAIFVIHFEEAHKVFIQGEKIVMYTSHSGKRASGIYEITQASTIIESIGEGSQLQTETSFFYRLNARIPARLVLYFLSWSGFLVSFMMRNDINFALVAMVRPSDLSSSLSTSDSSRKLFSSADKNETHKRLFFNNDNTNISVINSTMNSENNDDLYDWSPTVKSIVVSSFYWCYVLSQVVGGIATQYFGTKQVFGWSQFATALCSLCIPFGADLHYSAVIILRSVQGFASGLTWPAMYAIVGYWIPLAERSRFMSSFQGFSIGIGLTYPLCGFIIDNFGWRYIFFTTGSLGMIWCILWYYLAFNTPKEHPRISSQEIEYIEVSVSSETKETIGMKVPWKSIFTSLPAYAIGITTFGRIWIHYIFIVCGPNFMKNMLKFNYKTNGFLSGMPFICSYISSVLFCYVADKLMLSNWMGLTNVRKLFTALSQVVPGILVYLIGYIDKNIALLLVVWFVSVTFITASYAGAMANIVDIAPNLAGPVLAFCQTIHMSASFLSPLVSGIIVTNESSIEQWRLVFGVSSVIAILTFVVYQIYGTAEIQNWNYPQSRNDGSAEECQILNKRKENIRKDDL